From a single Campylobacter concisus genomic region:
- a CDS encoding YkgJ family cysteine cluster protein: MRVQGFNYEFDASFCESCGGKCCTGESGYIWINEEEISKFCTAFHMSKDEFEKQFLIRVGLRCSIKEKPYEDGFACVFFDEKNKNCSVYELRPQQCRTFPFWNYFKKNLKELKAECIGVKF; this comes from the coding sequence GTGAGGGTGCAAGGCTTTAACTATGAGTTTGATGCCAGCTTTTGCGAGAGCTGTGGCGGCAAGTGTTGCACGGGAGAGAGTGGCTACATTTGGATAAACGAAGAAGAAATTTCAAAATTTTGCACTGCATTTCATATGAGTAAAGATGAGTTTGAAAAGCAGTTTTTAATAAGAGTTGGGCTAAGGTGTAGCATAAAAGAGAAGCCTTATGAAGATGGCTTTGCTTGTGTATTTTTTGATGAAAAAAATAAAAACTGCTCAGTCTATGAGCTAAGGCCACAGCAGTGTAGGACTTTTCCGTTTTGGAATTATTTTAAAAAAAATTTAAAGGAGCTAAAAGCAGAATGCATTGGCGTAAAATTTTAG